A single region of the Terriglobales bacterium genome encodes:
- the groES gene encoding co-chaperone GroES — protein sequence MAKFTPLHDRVLVRRVEEAETTRGGIIIPDTAKDKPQEGEIIAVGKGKVNEDGKVRPLDVKEGDRVLFGKYSGTEIKIDGEELIIMREEEVLGILSGARKEKEEKAGARR from the coding sequence ATGGCTAAATTCACCCCCCTGCATGACCGGGTTTTGGTCCGCCGGGTAGAAGAGGCAGAAACCACCCGCGGCGGCATCATCATTCCCGACACTGCCAAGGACAAACCGCAGGAAGGCGAGATCATCGCGGTGGGCAAAGGCAAGGTCAACGAAGATGGCAAGGTCCGTCCCCTGGACGTGAAAGAAGGCGACCGCGTCCTGTTTGGCAAGTACTCGGGCACGGAAATCAAGATCGACGGCGAGGAACTGATCATCATGCGCGAGGAAGAAGTTCTCGGCATCCTCTCCGGCGCGCGCAAGGAAAAGGAAGAAAAGGCCGGCGCACGGCGCTAG
- the groL gene encoding chaperonin GroEL (60 kDa chaperone family; promotes refolding of misfolded polypeptides especially under stressful conditions; forms two stacked rings of heptamers to form a barrel-shaped 14mer; ends can be capped by GroES; misfolded proteins enter the barrel where they are refolded when GroES binds): protein MAKQIVHGEESRQAILRGVNVLADAVKVTLGPKGRNVVIEKKFGSPSITKDGVTVAKEIELKDPLENMGAQMVREVASKTSDVAGDGTTTATVLAQSIFREGVKTVAAGANPMALKRGIEQAVRAVAGWVDKDGERTSGALDKFSKPVAGDMNAIAQVGTISANNDETIGRIIAEAMKKVGKDGVITVEESKTMETSLEVVEGMQFDRGYLSPYFVTDPERMEAILEDPYILINEKKISSMKDLLPLLEQIARASKPLLIIAEDVEGEALATLVVNKLRGTLQAVAVKAPGFGDRRKAMLQDIAILTGGKAITEDLGIKLENVQLSDLGRAKRVTIDKDNTTIVEGKGKPGEIEGRVKEIRAQVEKTTSDYDREKLQERLAKLVGGVAVIKVGAATETEMKEKKARVEDAMHATRAAVEEGIVPGGGVALLRCVDAIDKLKLHGDELIGANIVKRALEEPLRQIVGNAGEEGAVVVGKIRESKDANFGYNAQTGQFEDLVKAGVIDPTKVTRTALQNAGSISSLMLTTEALVAEIPEEKKAPMGAPGGHGGMGDMY from the coding sequence ATGGCGAAACAGATTGTTCATGGCGAGGAATCGCGGCAGGCGATCCTCCGCGGCGTCAACGTACTGGCCGACGCCGTCAAGGTCACGCTCGGTCCCAAGGGCCGCAACGTGGTCATCGAAAAGAAATTCGGTTCCCCGTCCATCACCAAGGACGGCGTAACCGTGGCGAAGGAAATCGAACTGAAGGATCCCCTGGAGAACATGGGCGCGCAGATGGTGCGTGAAGTCGCCAGCAAGACCAGCGACGTTGCCGGCGACGGTACCACTACCGCCACCGTCCTGGCGCAATCCATCTTCCGCGAGGGCGTTAAGACGGTCGCGGCGGGCGCCAATCCCATGGCCTTGAAGCGCGGCATCGAGCAGGCCGTTCGCGCTGTCGCAGGCTGGGTAGACAAGGACGGCGAACGCACCTCGGGCGCGCTCGACAAGTTCAGCAAGCCCGTAGCCGGCGACATGAACGCCATCGCCCAGGTCGGCACCATCTCCGCCAACAACGACGAGACCATCGGCCGCATCATCGCCGAGGCCATGAAGAAGGTCGGCAAGGACGGTGTCATCACCGTGGAAGAGTCCAAGACCATGGAAACCTCGCTCGAGGTGGTTGAGGGCATGCAGTTCGACCGCGGCTACCTGTCGCCCTACTTCGTTACCGACCCGGAGCGGATGGAAGCCATCCTGGAAGATCCCTACATCCTGATCAACGAAAAGAAAATCAGCTCGATGAAGGACCTGCTGCCGCTGCTGGAGCAGATCGCTCGCGCCAGCAAGCCATTGCTGATCATCGCCGAGGATGTGGAGGGCGAAGCTCTCGCCACCTTGGTGGTCAACAAGCTGCGCGGCACGCTGCAGGCCGTCGCCGTCAAGGCCCCGGGCTTCGGCGATCGCCGCAAGGCCATGCTGCAGGACATTGCCATTCTCACCGGCGGCAAGGCCATCACCGAAGACCTTGGCATCAAGCTCGAGAACGTTCAACTCTCCGACCTCGGCCGCGCCAAGCGCGTCACCATCGACAAGGACAACACTACCATTGTCGAAGGCAAGGGCAAGCCGGGCGAGATCGAAGGCCGGGTGAAGGAAATTCGCGCTCAGGTCGAAAAGACCACCAGCGACTATGACCGCGAGAAACTCCAGGAGCGGCTGGCCAAGCTCGTGGGCGGAGTGGCGGTGATCAAGGTCGGCGCCGCGACCGAGACCGAAATGAAAGAGAAGAAGGCGCGTGTCGAGGACGCCATGCACGCCACCCGTGCGGCCGTCGAGGAAGGTATCGTCCCCGGCGGAGGCGTGGCCCTGCTGCGCTGCGTGGATGCCATCGACAAGCTCAAGCTGCACGGCGATGAATTGATCGGCGCCAACATCGTGAAGCGCGCGCTCGAAGAGCCCCTGCGCCAGATCGTCGGCAACGCCGGCGAAGAAGGCGCGGTGGTGGTCGGCAAGATTCGCGAGTCCAAGGATGCGAACTTCGGCTACAACGCGCAGACCGGCCAGTTCGAGGACCTGGTGAAGGCCGGCGTCATCGACCCGACCAAGGTCACTCGTACCGCGCTGCAGAACGCGGGCTCGATCTCGAGCCTGATGTTGACCACCGAAGCCCTGGTCGCGGAAATCCCGGAGGAGAAGAAAGCTCCCATGGGCGCTCCCGGCGGCCACGGCGGCATGGGCGATATGTACTAA
- a CDS encoding cupin domain-containing protein, producing the protein MRRISITLLVVLAVAAMAQQATKKSADTKSQPAKTEARHAYTPKDVQWGPAPPFVPPGAQLAVLEGDPTASTGDFTVRVKTPDGYVVPPHWHPKRENVTVISGAMALGMGDKFDEKNMTMLPAGSFGYLDPDMHHYVKMKGATVVQIHGPSPLQFNYVNPSDDPSKKK; encoded by the coding sequence ATGCGTCGTATCTCGATCACCTTACTTGTGGTGCTGGCTGTCGCCGCCATGGCGCAACAGGCCACCAAGAAATCGGCAGACACCAAGTCCCAACCGGCAAAGACGGAAGCCCGGCACGCCTACACGCCCAAGGACGTGCAGTGGGGACCGGCGCCGCCGTTCGTGCCGCCGGGCGCGCAGCTTGCGGTGCTGGAAGGCGATCCCACGGCAAGTACCGGTGACTTCACCGTGCGCGTGAAAACTCCGGACGGGTACGTGGTGCCGCCGCACTGGCATCCCAAGCGCGAGAACGTCACCGTCATCTCCGGCGCCATGGCACTGGGGATGGGCGACAAGTTCGACGAGAAGAATATGACCATGCTGCCGGCTGGGAGCTTTGGCTACCTGGATCCCGACATGCATCACTACGTCAAAATGAAGGGGGCGACGGTGGTGCAGATCCACGGGCCTTCTCCCCTGCAATTCAACTATGTGAATCCGAGCGATGATCCCAGCAAGAAGAAGTAA